From one bacterium Scap17 genomic stretch:
- a CDS encoding ABC transporter substrate-binding protein: protein MKWLSALISLSLLAVGPACAATTVDDHEAPVGFVDRPVVALDWTLAETLTGIGVRAMGVGQVETYASWVDQPALPQGTRDLGLRTQPNLEQLAALAPDDILISPMLASLAPRLSAIAPVTSIAIYTPDADTWQTLVTATRQLGKLTQREPQAEQLIRLSTARLAGYNAALRQQSAHDGKTPLPLLMVQFMDDRHVRIFGDNSLFQAVIERMGIDNAWQGDTNAWGFATVSLEKLVTLEGRMVVVEPLPPGGREALARNGLWQAMPGVRENSQASAPLFLPPVWSFGALPSANRFAELLASHLIDGETAPEGETTDGNH from the coding sequence ATGAAGTGGCTGTCGGCACTGATCAGTCTGAGTCTGCTGGCGGTGGGTCCCGCCTGCGCTGCCACGACGGTTGACGACCACGAGGCACCAGTGGGCTTCGTCGATCGTCCCGTCGTGGCGCTGGACTGGACGCTGGCCGAGACCCTGACCGGTATCGGAGTCCGCGCCATGGGCGTGGGGCAGGTGGAAACCTACGCAAGCTGGGTGGATCAACCGGCGCTGCCGCAGGGCACGCGGGATCTTGGCCTGCGCACCCAGCCGAACCTGGAGCAGCTGGCCGCCCTCGCCCCGGACGACATCCTGATCAGCCCGATGCTGGCAAGCCTCGCACCGCGCCTGTCGGCCATCGCGCCGGTCACCAGCATTGCCATCTATACCCCGGATGCCGACACCTGGCAGACACTGGTCACCGCGACGCGCCAGCTGGGCAAGCTGACGCAGCGCGAGCCACAGGCCGAACAGCTGATTCGCCTGAGCACCGCTCGCCTGGCCGGTTACAACGCCGCACTGCGCCAGCAGTCGGCACACGATGGCAAGACGCCGCTGCCGCTGTTGATGGTGCAATTCATGGATGACCGCCATGTGCGCATCTTCGGTGACAACAGCCTGTTCCAGGCCGTGATCGAACGCATGGGCATCGACAATGCCTGGCAAGGCGACACCAACGCCTGGGGCTTCGCCACCGTCAGTCTCGAGAAGCTGGTGACGCTGGAGGGCCGCATGGTGGTGGTGGAACCGCTGCCGCCGGGCGGACGCGAAGCCCTGGCACGCAATGGCCTGTGGCAGGCCATGCCCGGCGTGCGCGAGAACAGTCAGGCCTCGGCACCGCTGTTCCTGCCCCCGGTCTGGAGCTTCGGCGCCCTGCCCTCGGCCAACCGTTTCGCCGAACTGCTCGCCAGCCATCTGATTGACGGCGAGACGGCACCTGAGGGGGAGACCACCGATGGCAACCACTGA
- a CDS encoding ATP-binding cassette domain-containing protein translates to MFTLDHLRFDLGERCLLKTQSLDFAPGQVHGLIGHNGSGKSTLLKLLARQNTPTSGKLALDDRPLSQFGSREFARAVAYLPQHLPAAEALTGRELVAFGRYPWHGLLGRPGPKDEEAIERAIALTHTEAFANQQVDTLSGGERQRVWLAMLLAQGSRYLLLDEPLAALDIAHQIEVMELVSHLSHTLGLGIIIVLHDINLAARYCDRLVALHGGKVLAEGAPDEMMTPSTLKDIYGVEMQVITPPQSRQQIAVPL, encoded by the coding sequence ATGTTCACTCTCGATCACCTGCGCTTTGACCTCGGCGAGCGCTGTCTGCTCAAGACGCAGTCTCTCGATTTCGCCCCCGGCCAGGTGCATGGCCTGATTGGCCACAATGGCTCCGGCAAGTCGACACTGCTCAAGTTGCTGGCGCGCCAGAACACGCCGACCAGTGGCAAGCTGGCGCTGGATGATCGCCCGCTCTCGCAGTTCGGCAGTCGGGAATTCGCGCGCGCTGTGGCCTACCTGCCGCAGCATCTGCCGGCGGCCGAAGCGCTGACCGGCCGCGAACTGGTCGCCTTCGGCCGTTATCCGTGGCACGGCCTGCTCGGGCGTCCCGGACCCAAGGATGAAGAAGCCATCGAGCGCGCCATTGCGCTGACCCACACCGAAGCCTTCGCCAACCAGCAGGTCGATACCCTCTCCGGTGGCGAACGTCAGCGTGTATGGCTGGCCATGCTGCTGGCCCAGGGCAGTCGCTATCTGCTGCTGGACGAGCCGCTGGCGGCGTTGGATATCGCCCATCAGATCGAGGTGATGGAGCTGGTCTCGCATCTGAGTCATACCCTGGGGCTGGGCATCATCATCGTGCTGCACGACATCAATCTGGCAGCGCGTTACTGCGATCGCCTGGTGGCGCTGCACGGCGGCAAGGTACTGGCCGAGGGCGCGCCCGACGAGATGATGACCCCGTCCACGCTCAAGGACATCTATGGCGTCGAGATGCAGGTGATCACCCCGCCGCAGAGCCGGCAGCAGATCGCGGTGCCGCTATGA
- the fhuB gene encoding Fe(3+)-hydroxamate ABC transporter permease FhuB — MSTRPASNRHPLHLTPGRACSLLALALVVLGSLALNREGLSLMQGLTALWVSPDFSDAASLGQSDSALLSAQLVAHVSWWPRLVCALLAGGALGMAGVLMQQVLRNPLAAPTTLGVASGASLAMMLATLFAPALMAGTGLGGDGFQLGREWVALAGGLAAMGLVFALAWARGMSPTVVVLAGLVVNLYIGALGMVLLLFNQEALHGTLVWGAGSLAQNSWDGVITLLTRLLPGMLLAMVLMRPLAVLDLDEANARSLGVSLRKLRLMSLGLAVFLSACVVSVLGIIGFIGLAAPACVRLMGARRLGQRLLWAPLFGALLLAVTDQVVASLDGLLPNLIPTGAMTAALGAPLLLWLIPRLKMAQGAGPASHHGMSLTHRHPRPDRLLGWLLAGVCVALMLALLVGNGDDGWTLGGDMLQQLLAGQTSVLDFRLPRVLAAAGAGVLLALAGTLLQRLTSNPMASPEILGISGGTAIALMLTLLLVPSPGQLTLLGAGICGALACLALLVVLNLRSGFIPERVLLCGVAITALYDAVRGIILADGDPRGQQILAWLSGSTYYVGLSAAVGVLALAIIAVLLVRPLARWLDILPLGMASASALGIGVTRARLVLLGAVAVLTALATLIVGPLSFVGLLAPHLARLLGLSRAREHMLGAVLCGALLMVLADWLGRQLLSPYEIPAGLMASLIGGSYFLWSLRKSS; from the coding sequence ATGAGCACTCGCCCCGCATCAAACCGACACCCGCTGCACCTCACGCCGGGCCGGGCCTGCAGCCTGTTGGCCCTGGCCCTTGTGGTACTGGGCAGCCTCGCGCTCAATCGTGAAGGCCTGAGTCTGATGCAGGGCCTGACCGCACTGTGGGTATCGCCCGACTTCAGTGATGCGGCCAGTCTCGGCCAGTCAGACAGCGCACTGCTCTCCGCCCAGCTGGTGGCACATGTCAGCTGGTGGCCGCGACTGGTCTGCGCGCTGCTGGCCGGGGGCGCGCTGGGCATGGCGGGCGTGCTGATGCAGCAGGTACTGCGCAATCCACTGGCTGCGCCCACCACCCTCGGCGTCGCCAGTGGCGCGAGTCTGGCGATGATGCTGGCGACGCTGTTCGCCCCGGCGCTGATGGCCGGTACTGGCCTTGGAGGTGATGGATTCCAGCTGGGCCGTGAATGGGTCGCGCTGGCCGGCGGTCTTGCCGCCATGGGGCTTGTATTTGCGCTGGCCTGGGCGCGTGGCATGTCGCCGACCGTAGTGGTGCTGGCCGGACTGGTGGTCAATCTCTACATCGGCGCGCTGGGCATGGTGCTGTTGCTGTTCAATCAGGAAGCCCTGCACGGCACCCTGGTATGGGGCGCAGGCTCGCTGGCCCAGAACAGCTGGGATGGCGTGATCACGCTGCTCACCCGCCTGCTGCCGGGCATGTTGCTGGCGATGGTGCTGATGCGTCCGCTGGCAGTGCTGGATCTCGACGAGGCCAATGCCCGAAGCCTGGGCGTCTCGCTGCGCAAGCTGCGTCTGATGAGCCTGGGGCTGGCGGTATTCCTGAGTGCCTGCGTGGTCAGCGTGCTGGGCATCATCGGTTTCATCGGCCTGGCCGCACCGGCATGTGTACGTCTGATGGGCGCGCGCCGCCTGGGGCAGCGCCTGCTGTGGGCACCCTTGTTCGGGGCACTGCTGCTGGCGGTGACGGACCAGGTGGTCGCCAGTCTCGATGGCCTGCTGCCCAACCTGATTCCCACCGGCGCGATGACGGCGGCCCTCGGCGCGCCGCTGCTGCTGTGGCTGATTCCGCGCCTCAAGATGGCCCAGGGGGCTGGCCCCGCCAGTCATCACGGCATGTCCCTGACGCATCGTCACCCCCGCCCCGACCGCCTGCTCGGCTGGCTGCTGGCCGGGGTCTGCGTGGCCCTGATGCTGGCCCTGCTGGTCGGCAATGGCGACGATGGCTGGACTTTGGGCGGTGACATGCTCCAGCAGTTGCTGGCCGGCCAGACCAGCGTGCTGGACTTCCGCCTGCCAAGGGTACTGGCGGCGGCAGGCGCCGGCGTGCTGCTGGCCCTGGCCGGCACCCTGTTGCAGCGCCTGACCAGCAACCCGATGGCCAGCCCCGAGATTCTCGGCATCAGCGGCGGCACCGCCATCGCCCTGATGCTGACGCTGCTGCTGGTCCCGTCGCCGGGGCAACTGACCCTGCTGGGCGCAGGCATCTGCGGGGCGCTGGCCTGTCTGGCGCTGCTGGTGGTGCTCAATCTTCGCAGTGGCTTCATTCCCGAACGCGTGCTGCTGTGCGGGGTGGCGATCACGGCGCTCTACGATGCGGTGCGCGGCATCATCCTTGCCGATGGCGACCCGCGCGGTCAGCAGATTCTGGCCTGGCTGTCCGGCTCCACCTATTACGTGGGCCTCTCCGCGGCGGTCGGCGTGCTCGCGCTGGCGATCATCGCGGTGCTGCTGGTGCGTCCGCTGGCGCGCTGGCTGGATATCCTGCCGCTGGGCATGGCGAGCGCCAGTGCGCTGGGCATCGGCGTGACCCGCGCCCGCCTGGTGCTGCTGGGCGCGGTGGCGGTGCTGACCGCGCTGGCAACCCTGATCGTTGGTCCGCTGTCCTTCGTCGGCCTGCTGGCACCGCATCTGGCACGCCTGCTGGGGCTGAGCCGCGCTCGCGAGCACATGCTCGGCGCGGTGTTGTGCGGCGCTCTGCTGATGGTGCTCGCCGACTGGCTGGGCCGCCAGCTGCTGTCGCCCTACGAGATCCCCGCCGGCCTAATGGCCTCGCTGATCGGCGGCAGCTACTTCCTGTGGAGTCTGCGCAAGTCGAGCTGA
- the soxG gene encoding sarcosine oxidase subunit gamma family protein: MTSSRTSVIDQRPMPEVHAQCARSPLAHLFTARDDGDAGVVLEEKAFLGHLTLRGDPAQPGFAEGVEAALGLALPLTPATLHQNEGGRSIQWLSPDEWLILVPGEEAFTVEKALHEALAGRYQVVNVSGGQTVISLSGDQARQVLMKSTPTDVHPRAFPVGRGVPAVFAKATLVLRRVSESEFELVVRRSFADYLGRWLLDASEEFGVCIKA, encoded by the coding sequence ATGACAAGTTCCCGGACATCGGTGATCGATCAGCGCCCGATGCCCGAGGTTCACGCTCAGTGCGCCCGTTCGCCGCTGGCGCATCTGTTCACGGCCCGCGATGACGGCGATGCCGGCGTTGTGCTTGAGGAGAAGGCGTTTCTCGGTCACCTGACGCTGCGCGGTGACCCCGCGCAGCCGGGCTTCGCCGAGGGTGTCGAGGCGGCGCTGGGTCTGGCGCTGCCGTTGACGCCGGCGACTCTCCATCAGAATGAGGGGGGGCGCTCGATTCAGTGGCTGTCACCGGATGAGTGGCTGATCCTGGTGCCCGGCGAGGAAGCCTTCACTGTCGAGAAGGCGCTGCATGAGGCGTTGGCCGGTCGCTATCAGGTGGTCAACGTCAGCGGTGGTCAGACCGTCATCTCGCTGAGCGGTGACCAGGCGCGGCAGGTGTTGATGAAGTCGACGCCTACCGATGTGCATCCGCGTGCCTTCCCGGTCGGGCGCGGCGTGCCGGCGGTGTTCGCCAAGGCGACACTGGTGCTGCGCCGCGTCAGCGAGAGCGAATTCGAGCTGGTGGTGCGCAGGAGCTTCGCCGACTATCTCGGCCGCTGGCTGCTGGATGCCAGCGAGGAATTCGGGGTCTGTATCAAGGCCTGA
- a CDS encoding sarcosine oxidase subunit delta, translating to MMHIFCPYCGELREEEEFHVKGQAHIERPKDPEACSDAEWGDYLFFRNNPRGVHHELWIHAVGCRKYFNITRHTVTYEILETYRMGEQPSITGETKADPTTQAKGVSA from the coding sequence ATGATGCATATCTTCTGTCCCTACTGCGGCGAGCTGCGCGAGGAAGAGGAATTCCACGTCAAGGGCCAGGCGCATATCGAGCGCCCGAAGGACCCCGAAGCCTGCTCCGATGCCGAGTGGGGGGATTATCTGTTCTTCCGCAACAACCCGCGTGGCGTTCACCACGAGCTGTGGATTCACGCCGTGGGCTGTCGCAAGTATTTCAACATCACCCGCCATACCGTGACCTACGAGATTCTCGAGACCTACCGCATGGGCGAGCAGCCCAGCATCACCGGTGAGACGAAAGCCGATCCGACCACGCAAGCCAAGGGGGTGAGCGCATGA
- the purU gene encoding formyltetrahydrofolate deformylase yields MRDTWILTAQCPSRIGTVDVVTRYLREQGCYITELNSFDDRLSGRFFIRAEFRPQTEAGALDDGFDAASFEQGLGTRAADFEMDVSLSAPDERMKVVIMVSRSDHCLNDLLYRHRIGQLPMDITAVISNHPDMAPLAEWHGLPYHHLPITAETKAEQEAQVWQIVQDTGAELVILARYMQVLSSDMCEKLSGRAINIHHSLLPGFKGARPYHQAYEKGVKLVGATAHYINDDLDEGPIITQGVETVDHAHYPEDLIAKGRDIECLTLSRGVRYHLERRVFLHDRRTVVFGN; encoded by the coding sequence ATGCGTGATACCTGGATTCTGACCGCCCAATGTCCCAGCCGCATCGGCACGGTGGACGTCGTGACACGCTACCTGCGCGAGCAGGGCTGCTATATCACCGAGCTCAATTCCTTCGATGACCGCCTGTCGGGGCGCTTCTTCATCCGGGCCGAATTTCGTCCGCAGACCGAGGCCGGTGCCCTCGATGACGGCTTCGATGCCGCGAGTTTCGAGCAGGGCCTGGGCACGCGTGCCGCCGACTTCGAGATGGACGTCAGCCTGAGTGCGCCGGATGAGCGCATGAAGGTGGTCATCATGGTCTCGCGCTCGGACCATTGCTTGAATGACCTGCTCTATCGGCATCGCATCGGCCAGCTGCCGATGGATATCACCGCCGTCATCTCCAACCATCCGGACATGGCACCGCTGGCCGAGTGGCATGGCCTGCCGTATCACCACCTGCCGATCACCGCCGAGACCAAGGCCGAGCAGGAAGCGCAGGTGTGGCAGATCGTGCAGGACACCGGCGCCGAGCTGGTGATTCTGGCGCGTTACATGCAGGTGCTGTCGAGCGACATGTGCGAGAAGCTCTCGGGGCGGGCGATCAACATCCATCACTCGCTGCTGCCGGGCTTCAAGGGCGCACGCCCCTACCACCAGGCCTACGAGAAGGGCGTCAAGCTGGTCGGAGCCACCGCGCACTACATCAATGATGATCTCGATGAAGGGCCGATCATCACCCAGGGCGTCGAGACGGTGGATCATGCCCACTATCCCGAAGACCTGATCGCCAAGGGCCGTGATATCGAGTGCCTGACCCTGTCGCGAGGCGTGCGTTATCACCTCGAGCGCCGCGTCTTCCTGCATGACAGGCGCACGGTGGTGTTCGGCAACTGA
- a CDS encoding sarcosine oxidase subunit alpha family protein: protein MNQQDHQTAAAPRRLASGGRIDRATPLTFTFNGKRYQGLAGDTLASALMANGLDVLNASFKYARPRGLVAAGAEEPNAILQLGSTEAGQVPNVRATQQALYEGLEAHAVSGWVKAQKDLMSRFLPQVGKLGGKFMPPGFYYKTFMAPASLWMTYEKYIRKAAGLGRSPLEDDPDIYDHLHQHTDVLVIGSGPAGLMAALVAARSGARVILCDEQEELGGSLLSMSADCLDQTLDGKPAIEWRDAVLAELEACEDVQLLPRTTANGYHDHNFVTLHERRTEHQADLAPLNARGARQARSRLHRVRAHRVIMATGAHERPLVYSHNDVPGNLLAGAVTTYLTRYGVAAGDKLVLSVNNDHAYRAALAWKAAGREVVAIADARPAPSGVMVEAARAAGIRIIAGAAVIEAKGERRVTGARIAAIDIDAFSVTGAVEELACDTIASSGGYSPVVHLAAHTGARPVWSDEIHGFLPALGAPMLKGFDACGAANGSFALEDVLVAAYASGVAAVEACEFEVAACEVPAVSELAEAPLLPLYQVPHDKPTARAPKQFVDLQNDVTAAGIELATREGFESIEHVKRYTAMGFGTDQGKLGNINGMAIAARCLGQTIPDTGTTVFRPNYTPVTFGAIVGRHCNELFDPIRYTAMHEWHLAQGAKFEDVGQWKRPWYYPQGSEDMHAAVERECLAVREKVGVLDASTLGKIDITGRDAREFLNRIYTNAWAKLGVGKARYGLMCHDDGMVMDDGVTTCLAEDHFLMTTTTGGAAAILEWLELWHQTEWPELDVQMTSVTDHWATLTVTGPEARALVGELTDIDLDRDSFKFMEVREGLIADIPGRIFRISFTGELSYELNVPANYGLHVWKRLFECGQKYGLTPYGTETMHVLRAEKGFIIVGQDTDGSITPEDLGMQWCVGYNKPYSWIGKRALSRPDTRRDDRKQMVGLIPTRKKAGDERIVLPEGSQIVFDPEHAIPMPMVGHVTSSYYSPTLGHGFALAVVKGGAKRIGETVFLPQADGTTLEAEITSPVFYDKKGERQHV from the coding sequence ATGAACCAGCAAGACCACCAGACCGCCGCTGCCCCGCGCCGTCTCGCCTCGGGTGGACGCATCGACCGCGCCACGCCGCTGACCTTCACCTTCAATGGCAAGCGCTATCAGGGCCTGGCAGGCGATACCCTCGCCTCGGCACTGATGGCCAACGGCCTCGACGTGCTCAACGCCAGCTTCAAGTATGCGCGTCCGCGCGGCCTGGTCGCCGCCGGTGCTGAAGAGCCCAACGCCATCCTGCAGCTGGGCAGCACCGAAGCGGGTCAGGTGCCCAACGTGCGGGCCACCCAGCAGGCGCTCTATGAAGGCCTGGAAGCCCACGCCGTCAGCGGCTGGGTCAAGGCCCAGAAGGACCTGATGAGCCGCTTCTTGCCGCAGGTCGGCAAGCTGGGCGGCAAGTTCATGCCACCGGGCTTCTACTACAAGACCTTCATGGCGCCGGCCTCGCTGTGGATGACGTATGAAAAGTACATCCGCAAGGCCGCCGGTCTCGGGCGTTCTCCGCTCGAGGACGATCCGGACATCTACGATCACCTGCATCAGCACACCGATGTGCTGGTGATCGGCTCCGGCCCGGCGGGCCTGATGGCGGCGCTGGTTGCGGCCCGCAGTGGCGCGCGCGTCATCCTGTGTGATGAGCAGGAAGAGCTGGGTGGCTCGCTGCTCTCCATGTCGGCGGACTGTCTCGATCAGACCCTGGACGGCAAGCCGGCCATCGAATGGCGTGATGCCGTGCTGGCGGAACTCGAAGCCTGCGAGGATGTGCAGCTGCTGCCACGCACCACTGCCAACGGCTACCACGATCACAACTTCGTGACCCTGCACGAGCGCCGTACCGAACATCAGGCCGATCTCGCGCCCTTGAATGCCCGTGGCGCGCGTCAGGCACGTTCACGCCTGCACCGCGTGCGTGCCCATCGCGTCATCATGGCCACCGGCGCCCACGAGCGGCCGCTGGTCTACAGCCACAACGATGTGCCGGGCAACCTGCTGGCCGGTGCCGTCACCACCTATCTGACCCGTTACGGCGTCGCCGCCGGTGACAAACTGGTGCTGTCGGTCAACAACGACCACGCCTATCGCGCGGCGCTGGCCTGGAAGGCGGCCGGTCGTGAAGTGGTCGCGATCGCCGATGCGCGCCCGGCCCCTTCCGGCGTGATGGTCGAGGCGGCGCGTGCCGCGGGCATCCGCATCATCGCCGGTGCCGCCGTGATCGAGGCCAAGGGCGAGCGTCGCGTGACAGGCGCGCGCATCGCGGCCATCGATATCGATGCCTTCAGTGTGACGGGGGCGGTGGAAGAGCTCGCCTGCGACACCATCGCAAGCTCCGGCGGCTACAGCCCGGTGGTTCACCTGGCAGCGCACACCGGCGCACGTCCGGTATGGAGCGACGAGATCCACGGCTTCCTGCCGGCGCTGGGCGCCCCGATGCTCAAGGGCTTCGATGCCTGCGGCGCCGCCAATGGCAGCTTCGCGCTGGAAGACGTGCTGGTCGCGGCCTACGCCAGCGGTGTCGCCGCGGTGGAAGCCTGCGAGTTCGAGGTCGCGGCGTGCGAGGTGCCGGCAGTCTCCGAGCTGGCAGAAGCCCCGCTGCTGCCGCTCTACCAGGTGCCGCACGACAAGCCCACCGCTCGCGCCCCCAAGCAGTTCGTCGATCTGCAGAACGACGTGACCGCCGCCGGGATCGAGCTGGCCACCCGCGAGGGCTTCGAGTCCATCGAGCACGTCAAGCGCTACACCGCGATGGGCTTCGGCACCGATCAGGGCAAGCTGGGCAACATCAACGGCATGGCCATCGCCGCGCGCTGTCTGGGGCAGACCATCCCCGACACCGGCACCACCGTCTTCCGCCCCAACTACACCCCGGTGACCTTCGGTGCCATCGTCGGTCGTCACTGCAACGAGCTGTTCGATCCGATCCGCTACACCGCGATGCACGAATGGCACCTGGCGCAGGGAGCGAAATTCGAGGATGTCGGCCAGTGGAAGCGCCCGTGGTATTACCCGCAGGGCAGTGAAGACATGCACGCCGCGGTGGAGCGCGAGTGTCTGGCGGTGCGCGAGAAGGTCGGCGTGCTGGACGCCTCGACCCTGGGCAAGATCGACATCACCGGTCGCGATGCGCGCGAGTTCCTCAACCGTATCTACACCAACGCCTGGGCCAAGCTGGGCGTCGGCAAGGCGCGCTACGGCCTGATGTGTCATGACGACGGCATGGTGATGGACGATGGTGTCACCACCTGTCTGGCCGAAGACCACTTCCTGATGACCACCACCACCGGTGGCGCGGCCGCGATCCTGGAATGGCTGGAGCTGTGGCATCAGACCGAATGGCCGGAACTGGACGTGCAGATGACCAGCGTCACCGATCACTGGGCGACCCTGACCGTCACCGGCCCCGAGGCGCGTGCATTGGTCGGCGAGCTGACCGATATCGACCTCGACCGCGACAGCTTCAAGTTCATGGAAGTGCGCGAAGGGCTGATCGCCGACATTCCCGGGCGCATCTTCCGCATCTCCTTCACCGGTGAGCTGTCCTACGAGCTCAACGTGCCGGCCAACTACGGGCTGCATGTCTGGAAGCGTCTGTTCGAGTGCGGCCAGAAGTACGGCCTCACGCCCTACGGCACCGAGACCATGCACGTGCTGCGCGCCGAGAAGGGCTTCATCATCGTCGGTCAGGACACCGATGGCTCGATCACCCCGGAAGACCTCGGCATGCAGTGGTGCGTCGGCTACAACAAGCCGTATTCCTGGATCGGCAAGCGTGCGCTGTCGCGTCCGGATACCCGCCGCGACGACCGCAAGCAGATGGTCGGCCTGATTCCGACGCGCAAGAAGGCCGGCGATGAGCGCATCGTGCTGCCGGAAGGCTCGCAGATCGTCTTCGACCCCGAGCACGCCATCCCGATGCCGATGGTCGGCCATGTGACCTCCAGCTACTACAGCCCGACGTTGGGGCATGGCTTCGCGCTGGCGGTGGTCAAGGGCGGTGCCAAGCGCATCGGCGAGACGGTGTTCCTGCCCCAGGCCGATGGTACGACGCTGGAAGCCGAAATCACCTCACCGGTGTTCTACGACAAGAAAGGGGAGCGCCAGCATGTCTGA